GTGGTCATCCAGCACAGCGGCTCCATCAGCACCGCGTACGGCCACATGTCGAAGTTCGCCACGGAGAAGGTCGGCCAGCGCGTGAGCCAGGGCTCCGTGATCGGCTACGTCGGCATGACCGGCCTCGCCACCGGCCCGCATCTCCATTACGAATTCCGCGTCAACGATGTGCAGCGCGACCCCCAGACGGTCACCCTGCCCAAGCCCGAGCCGCTGCCGGCCGTGCAGATGGCTAAGTTCAAGGCTCAGGTGGTGCAGCCGCAACTGGCCCGCTTGAAGACGCTGGACTCCAACATCAAGCTAGCCAAAGCCAGCGGCACCAAACGCAACGACGACTGATTCCCTGTGAACGACGCTTCGGCGCTTTATCTTGGCCTGATCTCGGGCACCAGCGCTGACGGCATCGATGCCGCGCTGGTGCGCTTTGAAGACAACACGCCCCAGCTGGTTGATGCATTGGCGCATCCGTGGCCGGAAGAGCTGCGCGCGCGCATCCTCGCTGTGGCGCAGGACGAAACACGACTCGACCTTGATGCCTACGGGCGGCTCGACGTCGCCATCGGGCAGTGTTTCGCCAAGGCGGCGCTGCAGTTGCTCCAGCGCAACGCGGCCCACGCCCCGTCGATACGCGCCATCGGTTCGCACGGGCAGACCCTGCGCCACAGACCCTCGGGCGAGCTCCCTTTCACGCTTCAGGTGGGTGACCCCTCCGTGATCGCGGAACATTGCGGCATCGATGTGGTGGCCGATTTCCGGCGTGCGGACGTCGCCGCGGGCGGCCAGGGCGCGCCACTGCTGCCAGCCGTGCACGCCATGCTGCTGGGTCGTGCTGACGGCGTGCGTGTGGTGCTCAACCTGGGTGGCATCGCAAACATTACGGTGCTGGATCCCAGCGGTAAGGTGTCTGGGTTTGATACCGGCCCGGCCAACGGTCTGATGGATGCGTGGCACCTGCGCCATCGCGGCGGCGCCTACGACGCCAATGGCGCCTTCGCGGCATCCGGCCGGGTGGGCGCGGCACTGCTGGCCACCTTGCTGGCTGATCCCTATTTCGCACTGCCGCCGCCCAAGAGTACGGGCCGCGAGCATTTCCATCTGGCCTGGCTGGAAACCCACGCTGGCGTGGCGGCACTATCGCCGGCCGATGTGCAGGCCACCCTGCTGGAGCTCTCCGCGCGCAGCATTGCCGATGCCATCGAGCATCACGCGCCAGCGGTGGTCGACGTACTGGCTTGCGGCGGCGGTGTGCACAACGACGTGCTGATGCGCCGGCTTGGTGAACTACTGGGCACACGCACCGTCGTCAGTACGGCGGCCTATGGCGTCGATCCGGATTATCTGGAAGCCACGGCATTTGCCTGGCTCGCGCGCCAGCGCCTGTTGGGGCTACCGGGCAATCTACCTGCAGTAACCGGTGCTCGAGGGCCGCGCGTGCTCGGTGCGATATACCCCGCACCACGCTGATCAGAAGCGATCGTCGTCCAATAGGTTACTGCCCTGCGCGAGCGTAGCGGTCGGCGCACGTGACAACGCCTGAATGGCTTCCTGGAACGCGGCTTTCTCCTTCGCATCCCACTGACCGCCCAGCGTGGTCAGCTCGCCCGGATCGAGCATGGTTTCCGCGAAGACGTTCGACGAGGACATGCCTAGTCCATGACGCAGCGCATGCAGCACCACATCATTGATCGACCACTGACGCTCCTTGGCCAACGTCTTGATGCGTTCGGCCATGAGGCTGTCGATATGGCGTATGACGAGGTCCGGCACGGACACTCCCTCCCAAATGTCATAAGCCCCCCTGTGACTCCATCTTGTCACAGGGCCCGGAGCAAGAGTATCGACCGCTTGGCTGATTTAAGTCGTGGGTTCTTCCGACCTGGCCGGTCTATCTCCGGGACGGTCCTTATTGAAGCGCGGCCACAGGTAGGTGAACAGCAAGGTAGCCGGAATCACCGATACCACGGTCAGCATGAAGAACGAGCCGTACCCCGTCGCCGTGGCGATACCGCCAGCGAAAAAGCCTAGCAACTTGCCCGGCAGGTTCACCAGCGAGCTGAGCAGGGCGTATTGCGTGGCCGTGTGCTGGCGATTTACCAAGGAGGACAGGAAGGCCACGGTCGGTGGCCCGAAGAAACCCTGAGTGAAGTTGTCGCCGGAAATCACCAGCGTCAACACCAGCAGGTTGCCCGGGTGGGCGATCAGCCATAGGAACAACAGGTTGCTCAGGCCGATAGCCACCATGCCAGCGCCCAGTACGCGCCATGCTCCCCACCGCGCCACGGCCGCACCCGCAACAAACGCACCCACGATCCCGATCCAGATGCCGTAGATCTTGGTGACCGTGCCTATCTCGGTCTTGCTGAAACCCATGTCGCGATAGAACGGGCTCATCACACCACCGATGGTGGCCTGTTCCGGGATCTTGAACAGAAGGATGAACAGCAGTGTCACCAGGGCCAGCCACCAGCCGTAGCGCCTAAAGAAGTCCGCGAACGGATCGATCACGCCTTCGCGCATGGCCTCCCCCCAACTGCGGGGGGCATGGCGGATGATCTTCGGCTCAGCGGCCCACAGCGTGGTGCCGATGGGGATGATCATGACCGCCGCCAGCAGCAGATAAACCTGCTGCCACGACATGTGATCGGCCAAGATCAAAGCGAAAGCACCCGCCACGATCAGCGCGATGCGATATCCCAACGCGTAAGTCGCCACCAATGCGCCCTGCTCCGACGTGGGTGCGATCTCGATGCGATACGCGTCGACGGCGATGTCCTGGGTCGCCCCGAAGAACGCCACCACCAGCGTCGCACCAACGAAGGGTGCCAGCTCTTGCGGCGTCAGCACGGCCATGCCAATCAGCCCTACCACCACGCCCAGCTGCGCGAATAACAGCCATCCTCGGCGTTGGCCCAACCGACAGAACAGCGGCAACTTCCAATGATCGAGCAAGGGCGCCCATAGAAACTTGAACGCGTACGTCATACCCGCGCTCGCGATCATGGTGATGTCCTTGAGCTCGATACCCTTTTCCTTGAGCCAGTAGGCCAGCGTGCCCGCCACCAACAGGAATGGCAGGCCAGAGGAAAAGCCGAGCAGAAACATCGTCCACGCCGCAGGTTGCGTGAACGCATGCCACACCGAGACCTTGGCCGGCTTCTTCGCCGGCGCTGCCTCAGTCGGCATAGTCAACCGTATAAGGCGCGTGGTCAGAGAAGCGCTCGTCGCGATAGATGGAGCAGCGTTTCAGACGCTCGCCTAATGCAGGCGTGACGATCTGGTAGTCGATGCGCCAACCCACGTCGTTGGCGCGCGCGTTGCCGCGGTTGGACCACCAAGTGTAGTCCTGGCCCTTGGGGTGCAGCGTGCGGTAGCTGTCCACCCAGCCGTGCTTGTCGACCAGCTCGTTGAGCCAGGTGCGCTCCTCGGGCAGGCAGCCGGAGTTCTTCTGGTTGGAGCGCCAGTTCTTGATATCCAGCTCGCTACGCACGATGTTCCAGTCGCCGCACAACACGTAGTCGCGACCGCTCTTCATCCACTTGTCGAAAATCGGCGCAATCCAGTCCATCACGTCGAACTTGAACTGCTGGCGTTCCTCGCCCGATGAGCCCGACGGCACGTACAGCGAGACCACGCTGAGCTTGCCGAAGCGGGCCTCGATATAACGGCCTTCGTTGTCGAACGGGGCCCAATCCAGGTCGGTCAGTACCTCGTCGGGCTCGCGCTTGGCGTAGATGGCCACGCCGCTGTAGCCCTTCTTGCTGCTGGCGTCGCGGTAGAAACAGTGGTGCCCGTCGGGGCGGAACATGGCATCGGTCAGCTGCTCTTCCTGCGCCTTGGTTTCCTGCAGGCAGACCACGTCGGCTTTCTGCTTGCGCAACCAGTCGAACACGCCCTTGGTGGCGGCCGAGCGGATACCGTTGGCGTTGAGGCTGATGATGCGCATGTCGGGCGTGCCCTGGCTTTCAATGGATGCGTCATCATAGCAACCATGGCCGAGCCCCCCCGATATCCGCGTCGCGCCCATCGAGGCGTCTTTCCGAACCGCCTTGCTTGCCTTGGGTGTGCACGACGAACAGTACGCCTTCGTTGGCCGCATTGCCGTGTCGCTGGCTGATGCGGAAAGTTGCAAAGGCAGCGAGCCCATGGCGATCCTCTGCGATGGCGAACCCATCGGCTTCTATCGCGTGGAGCGACACGCCAACACCATTGCCGAGGTCGAGTTCGCGCGCCCCACACTGGGTTTGCGCTCCTTTTTCATCGGCGCACAGTGGCAAGGTCGTGGCCTGGGTACGCGCGCGCTGGAGGCCGTGATGCGAGACCTTGTGCATCGCTATCCCTGGGCAAGCGATGTGGCGCTCACCGTGAACCTGCGCAATGCGCCAGGCATCGCGCTGTATCGGCGCGCGGGCTTCCGGGAGACCGGGGGGCTGTACCATGGCGGGCGTTCCGGGCCGCAGTACCTCATGTTGTGCGCCCTGCCCCACCCGAATCCGACCTAGAGAAAGCAGCCGTGCACGATTATCAGCGCGATTTCATCGAACTCACCCTGCAGCGCGACGTGCTGCGCTTTGGCGACTTCACGCTGAAGTCCGGCCGCCAGAGCCCGTATTTCTTCAATATGGGCCGCATCGACTCCGGTGCGGCGCTGGCCCAGCTAGGCCGCGCCTACGCCGCTGCCGTGGTGAATTCGGGCATTGAGGTCGACATGCTGTTCGGGCCTGCCTACAAGGGCATCGCCCTGGCCGCCGCCACCGCCATCTCACTGGCGGACCAACACAGTCGCGACCTGCCTTGGGCCTATAACCGTAAGGAAGCCAAGGATCATGGCGAGGGTGGCGTACTCGTCGGCGCGCCGCTGAAGGGCCGCGTGTTGATCGTGGACGACGTTATGACCGCCGGCACCGCCGTGCGCGAGTCGCTGGCGCTCATTCGTGCCCAGGGCGCCACGCCTGCTGGCGTGCTGATTGCGCTGGATCGCCAGGAGCGCGGCCAGAGTGATCTGTCCGCCGCCCAGGAAGTCACTGCCGAGTTTGGTATTCCGGTGATCGCCATCACCAGCCTAGGCGACGTGCTGGCTTATGCGGGCGAGCGCCCGGAACTGGCCGCCGAACACACCCGACTGGTGTCCTATCGTGAGCGCTACGGCGTCAACGCCTGAGTCGAAACGTAGTTGGCGAAACCGGTCACATCACCCACCGTGACACCCTGCCGACGCCCTTGGTGTCACGGTAGTGCCGGCTATACTTTCCGCCCACAAGGGGGAATGTCATGCGTAGAACTGCTTTCGTCATCGCGTTGCTCGCGCTGACCGCCAGCCTGCATGCGGAAACGCAGACGGTTTCGCATTACCGCTATCGCTGGAAGGACGCGACCGGCCTGCCGCATTACAGCGACAGCCTCACGTCGGACGCGCTCAAGTACGGCTACGACTTGGTAAATGACCACGGCCTCGTCGTCCAGCACGTTGACCGCCAGCTCACGCCGGAAGAGCGCGCGGCGGCCCAGAAGGTCGCGGATGCCAAGGCCGCCAGCGACCGCGTGGCGCAGCAACACGCGCGTGACGATATGCAGATGCTGAATGCTTATCCGACCGAGGATGCCTACAAGAAGTCCCAACAGGACAGCCTGGACAACCTCGACCAGCAGATCGCCACCACGCGCAGCAACCTGCGCAGCCAGGAAAAGGCACTGACCGACCTGCTTACGCGCGCTGGCGATGCAGAGCGCGCCAAGCAGCCCGTGCCCAAGTTCCTCAGCGATGGCATCACCAAGCAACGCGATGTGGTGGCCCACCAGCGCGATGCCCTTGAGCATCAGCAGGCGGCACACGATGCCCAAGTACAAAAGAATGCGCAGGATCTGGATCACTATCGCGAACTGAAGATCGCGCAGGACAAGGAACGTCAGGGCCAGTGAGCCACGGATAGCGACGCAAAAAGAAAGCCCCGGATATGCCGGGGCTTTTTCGTTAGAACGGCAGTTGCAGCGATGGATCCACCGCCAGCAACTGCTGGCGGAACACGTTCTGGATGCGCGCGAGCGCCGCCTCGTTATCGGCATCGAAACGCAGCACGAGGATGGGCGTGGTGTTGGACGGGCGCACCAAACCCCAGCCATCCGGCCAATCCGCGCGCACGCCGTCGATGGTGGTGAGCGTGGCGTCGCCAAAGCTCGCCTTCTGGCGAAAGGCCTCGATAAAACGGTAATGCGCGCCCTCGATCATCTCCACCTTCAGCTCTGGCGTGGACACGCCCTTGGGGCAGGTGGCGAAGATCTCTTCCGGCGTGCGCTCTTCCAGGTCACCGGCAAGAATTTCCATCAGTCGGGCGGCGGCATAAATGCCGTCGTCAAAGCCGTACCAGCGTTCCTTGAAGAAGAAGTGGCCACTCATCTCGCCGGCCAGCTCCGCGCCGGTTTCGCGCATCTTCGCCTTGATCAGCGAGTGGCCGGTGCGCCACATCAGCGGACTACCGCCCGCGTCGAGGATCTGGCCCTTGAGATGACCCGTGCACTTCACGTCGAAGATGATCGTGGCGCCCGGCTGACGAGACAGCACGTCGCGCGCAAACAGCATCAACTGACGGTCGGGGAAGATGATCTCGCCCTCCTTGGTCACCACACCCAGACGGTCGCCATCGCCATCGAAGGCCAGGCCAAGGTCGGCGCCGGTCTGCTTCACCGCGAAGATCAGATCTTCCAGGTTGTGCGGATCGGACGGATCAGGGTGGTGGTTCGGGAACGTGCCATCGACGTCGCAGTAGAGCGGAATGACCTCGCAGCCGATGCCTTCCAGCACCTGCGGTGCCACCGCACCGGGGATGCCATTGCCGCAGTCGACGACAATCTTCATGCGACGCTCGGCCTGTACGTCGGAAGTGATGCGCTCGATATAGTCAGGCACGACATCGACGTGGCGGATATTGCCCTTGCCGCCACTTTCCAGGCGCTGGCCAGCGATGCGCTGGTAAAGGTCCTGGATCGCGCTTTCGGCCAGCGTTTCGCCACCCACGACGATCTTGAAGCCGTTGTAATCCGGGGGATTGTGGCTGCCGGTGACAGCGACGCCGCAGCCGGTGTTGAATCGGTAAGCCGCGTAGTACACGACCGGCGTAGGCACGGCGCCGAGATCGATCACGTCGATGCCGGCATCGCGCAGGCCGTCGGACAACGCGCCCGCCAGTTCTGGCCCGGAAAGGCGGCCATCACGGCCGATCACAATTTCCGGCAATCCCTTTTCGCGCATCACCGAGCCGATGGCCTGACCGAGCAGGCGCGCCACATCCTTGGTCAGCGACTTGCCGACCACGCCGCGCACGTCGTACGCACGGAAGATCGTCGGATCGACCGCAACCGGTGCAGGCTGGGCCGGCTTGGGCGGGGCGATGCGGGCGGGCGCCGGCGTTTCAGGTTCCAGCGTGGTTTCGAGCAGATCGGACAAAACAGGTTCCTCAACATCATGGTGGACACGCTCGCCAAACAGGCGATTGCGCATCCAGATCAAATACAAGCCGCCGGCCAAACCCAACAGGCCCAGCAATCCGGTCAATGCCCATACGCGCGGCAGCACGATGAAAGCCGACGGCAATGCCGCGAGAATGCTGAAGTTGCTGCCGTCGACCGGCAGTCCGCTGGCTTCGCGTTCGGCCGACGCACTGCCCGACGCAAGCAAACGCAAATCGCCCCGATCATCGCCCTGGCGAAGCTCCAGTCTGCCGCCATCCGCCGGAATGGATTCGAAACGCTCCTGCACCGGCTTGAAAGGCAGCGCTGCCCACACCCAGGCCTGCGGATGTGCCGCCAGCCCCACCGGGACAACAAGCGCGAGCACGCGTGCGCCTTTGTTATCGGGCACCGTCTGCGCCAGTGGCTTGCCGTCGGCCGTCTGCGCTGCCATCAACTGCGCCGCCTTGCCATAACCGAAGACGCGGTAGTTCGCGTGGAGCACTTCGTCCAGGCTGCCGCTGTAGACATCGACCGCCAGCGCATGGGGAATAAGCTGGCGCAGCTCGGTGGCCGCCTGCGCTGGATCGGCCACGATGCTGTCGGCATTGAGCGAATGCACCGCCGCTTCCACATGGCCTCGCTCGCTGGCGATTTCCGCCGCAATGGCGTCGGCTGCCTGCTTCTGCGCAGCGTGCACACGGTCGTTGGCACTGCTCTCGTCCGCGATCTGCCAAGTCTGCCAAAGGCAAAAAAGGCCGCCGAGCACCAGAAAGGTGCCCACCGCAAACGGCAGCAGGCGGCGCCCATCGATCGCCCCGGCAAGGCCTCGGCCGTCCTTGTTTAATATTTTCGCCATGCCCTGTCCCCACACAGGCTGTCTGATCGCTTTATCCACGGGCATGCGCGCCCGCTCCATGTCGCACTCAGTTGACGCCAGTCGAACCGAACCCGCCCTCGCCCCTCTGCGATGGCGCGAACTCCTGTACCACCTTCAACCGCGCCTGCGCCACCGGCACCAGCAGTAGTTGGGCGATGCGATCACCCACTGCGATGGTGTAAGGCTGCGTGCCGCGGTTCCAGCATGAAATCATCAACGGCCCCTGGTAATCGGCATCGATGACGCCAACCAGGTTGCCCATCACCAGGCCATGCTTATGGCCCAAACCCGAGCGCGGCACGATCAGCGCGCACCAGCCAGGGTCGCCTATATGAATGGCCATACCGCTCGGCACCAGCACGCTTTCGCCCGGCTGCAAGGTCAGGGGTGCGTCGATAGCCGCGCGCAGGTCCATGCCGGCACTGCCAACGGTAGCGGCTTGCGGCAGCGGAATCGAATCACCCAGGCGCGGATCGAGGATCTTCAGCTCAACGTCGATCCCACTCCCCACCGTCATGCGCGCACCGCCCGGTACCGCTCGGCCACCTTGGCCACCAGCTGGCGCGCCAGCTCCGTCTTCGATGCGCGCGGCAGTTCGATGGCTCCCTCGGGACCATAGAGCGTGAGCGCGTTGTCGGCGGCCTCGAAACCGAGACCCCCGCCCACCTGGTTGGCGGCAATCATGTCCAATCCTTTGCGCTTGAGTTTGTCTTGCGCGTAACGCTCCACATCATGCGTTTCCGCGGCGAATCCGACCAAGAAGGGGCGCACGGTTTGCGCAGCCAACGTGGCGAGGATGTCGGGGTTCTCGGCCAGGTGCAGCTCCAGCGGCGCGCCATCGCGTTTCTTGAGCTTGTGGTCGGCCACTTCCGCGGGGCGGTA
This genomic window from Dyella terrae contains:
- a CDS encoding phosphomannomutase/phosphoglucomutase; this translates as MAKILNKDGRGLAGAIDGRRLLPFAVGTFLVLGGLFCLWQTWQIADESSANDRVHAAQKQAADAIAAEIASERGHVEAAVHSLNADSIVADPAQAATELRQLIPHALAVDVYSGSLDEVLHANYRVFGYGKAAQLMAAQTADGKPLAQTVPDNKGARVLALVVPVGLAAHPQAWVWAALPFKPVQERFESIPADGGRLELRQGDDRGDLRLLASGSASAEREASGLPVDGSNFSILAALPSAFIVLPRVWALTGLLGLLGLAGGLYLIWMRNRLFGERVHHDVEEPVLSDLLETTLEPETPAPARIAPPKPAQPAPVAVDPTIFRAYDVRGVVGKSLTKDVARLLGQAIGSVMREKGLPEIVIGRDGRLSGPELAGALSDGLRDAGIDVIDLGAVPTPVVYYAAYRFNTGCGVAVTGSHNPPDYNGFKIVVGGETLAESAIQDLYQRIAGQRLESGGKGNIRHVDVVPDYIERITSDVQAERRMKIVVDCGNGIPGAVAPQVLEGIGCEVIPLYCDVDGTFPNHHPDPSDPHNLEDLIFAVKQTGADLGLAFDGDGDRLGVVTKEGEIIFPDRQLMLFARDVLSRQPGATIIFDVKCTGHLKGQILDAGGSPLMWRTGHSLIKAKMRETGAELAGEMSGHFFFKERWYGFDDGIYAAARLMEILAGDLEERTPEEIFATCPKGVSTPELKVEMIEGAHYRFIEAFRQKASFGDATLTTIDGVRADWPDGWGLVRPSNTTPILVLRFDADNEAALARIQNVFRQQLLAVDPSLQLPF
- the pyrE gene encoding orotate phosphoribosyltransferase, with the protein product MHDYQRDFIELTLQRDVLRFGDFTLKSGRQSPYFFNMGRIDSGAALAQLGRAYAAAVVNSGIEVDMLFGPAYKGIALAAATAISLADQHSRDLPWAYNRKEAKDHGEGGVLVGAPLKGRVLIVDDVMTAGTAVRESLALIRAQGATPAGVLIALDRQERGQSDLSAAQEVTAEFGIPVIAITSLGDVLAYAGERPELAAEHTRLVSYRERYGVNA
- a CDS encoding exodeoxyribonuclease III — protein: MRIISLNANGIRSAATKGVFDWLRKQKADVVCLQETKAQEEQLTDAMFRPDGHHCFYRDASSKKGYSGVAIYAKREPDEVLTDLDWAPFDNEGRYIEARFGKLSVVSLYVPSGSSGEERQQFKFDVMDWIAPIFDKWMKSGRDYVLCGDWNIVRSELDIKNWRSNQKNSGCLPEERTWLNELVDKHGWVDSYRTLHPKGQDYTWWSNRGNARANDVGWRIDYQIVTPALGERLKRCSIYRDERFSDHAPYTVDYAD
- a CDS encoding anhydro-N-acetylmuramic acid kinase, producing the protein MNDASALYLGLISGTSADGIDAALVRFEDNTPQLVDALAHPWPEELRARILAVAQDETRLDLDAYGRLDVAIGQCFAKAALQLLQRNAAHAPSIRAIGSHGQTLRHRPSGELPFTLQVGDPSVIAEHCGIDVVADFRRADVAAGGQGAPLLPAVHAMLLGRADGVRVVLNLGGIANITVLDPSGKVSGFDTGPANGLMDAWHLRHRGGAYDANGAFAASGRVGAALLATLLADPYFALPPPKSTGREHFHLAWLETHAGVAALSPADVQATLLELSARSIADAIEHHAPAVVDVLACGGGVHNDVLMRRLGELLGTRTVVSTAAYGVDPDYLEATAFAWLARQRLLGLPGNLPAVTGARGPRVLGAIYPAPR
- a CDS encoding DUF4124 domain-containing protein, which translates into the protein MRRTAFVIALLALTASLHAETQTVSHYRYRWKDATGLPHYSDSLTSDALKYGYDLVNDHGLVVQHVDRQLTPEERAAAQKVADAKAASDRVAQQHARDDMQMLNAYPTEDAYKKSQQDSLDNLDQQIATTRSNLRSQEKALTDLLTRAGDAERAKQPVPKFLSDGITKQRDVVAHQRDALEHQQAAHDAQVQKNAQDLDHYRELKIAQDKERQGQ
- a CDS encoding GNAT family N-acetyltransferase, which translates into the protein MLALGVHDEQYAFVGRIAVSLADAESCKGSEPMAILCDGEPIGFYRVERHANTIAEVEFARPTLGLRSFFIGAQWQGRGLGTRALEAVMRDLVHRYPWASDVALTVNLRNAPGIALYRRAGFRETGGLYHGGRSGPQYLMLCALPHPNPT
- a CDS encoding AmpG family muropeptide MFS transporter, encoding MPTEAAPAKKPAKVSVWHAFTQPAAWTMFLLGFSSGLPFLLVAGTLAYWLKEKGIELKDITMIASAGMTYAFKFLWAPLLDHWKLPLFCRLGQRRGWLLFAQLGVVVGLIGMAVLTPQELAPFVGATLVVAFFGATQDIAVDAYRIEIAPTSEQGALVATYALGYRIALIVAGAFALILADHMSWQQVYLLLAAVMIIPIGTTLWAAEPKIIRHAPRSWGEAMREGVIDPFADFFRRYGWWLALVTLLFILLFKIPEQATIGGVMSPFYRDMGFSKTEIGTVTKIYGIWIGIVGAFVAGAAVARWGAWRVLGAGMVAIGLSNLLFLWLIAHPGNLLVLTLVISGDNFTQGFFGPPTVAFLSSLVNRQHTATQYALLSSLVNLPGKLLGFFAGGIATATGYGSFFMLTVVSVIPATLLFTYLWPRFNKDRPGDRPARSEEPTT
- the dut gene encoding dUTP diphosphatase, producing MTVGSGIDVELKILDPRLGDSIPLPQAATVGSAGMDLRAAIDAPLTLQPGESVLVPSGMAIHIGDPGWCALIVPRSGLGHKHGLVMGNLVGVIDADYQGPLMISCWNRGTQPYTIAVGDRIAQLLLVPVAQARLKVVQEFAPSQRGEGGFGSTGVN